TCCATGGATTTTAATCtatcaagaaaattaaaacccacaaacaaaccTTTCCCACATGCCATCAAATTCCTTTGCAGGAAGCATCCATTCATTAAAGCTAGGAAGTTGGCCATCTCCACTTAAGTCCTCACATGGTCCTTCCTCACTAAGCTGACAAAAATCCACTCAAACAATAATCagagtttgaaactttgaatgcTGCAagtcaaggaaaaaaaattccttgccAACatgtgaaatttcaaaaattgaacAAGCCACATACATCTAGTCAAAAAAGGAGTTTATAAAATAGTATATTCCAAATcctaaagaaaattcaaaaaaaatccaGCCTATTATAAACCCCGTTTTAGTAGTGCAATTTACTCACCTGAAAGACATGCACAACAGGCTTGACTTGCCAGAACAAAAGAATTTCATGGTTCTGCACCCACTCATCTACAAAGATAAACCATTTAAGCAttagaaatagcaaaaaaacagAAACAGCTCTCCCCTGTataattcccccccccccctcaaaaaaaaaaagaataaaaaaagtttttcattttcCCATATCAAAACACTCAATTcagcaaaacataaaaaaaaaaaaagtttcacttTCTTAATACAAAACCGTGGAACATATAgataaaatcaataaaaccaTTGAACTTATAGACAAAATAAAACATACCCGTGTCGCAAATACGGATTCTTTCCACATTTTCTGTGAGAAACGGATCATCAAGAGGCACTGGAATGGGGCCGTCAATATAGCTTAAACTCCTCTTTTCAAGCATTCTAGACATTAtaccgggaaaaaaaaaaacagtatttTCAAGCATGTTTAGgcatttacaaattaaaacaaaaacattcaaacaGCCAATAAGGCAATCCCACTACAAACACATTATAATCCCAAACATTTTCAACATAATCATTaaaaattcaatcaattagAACAtcaaattacccaaaaaaaaaaagtattttcaagCATGTTTATGcatttacaaataaaaacaaaaacattcaaCTTAAACAGTCAAATAAGGCAATTCTACTACAAAAAACATTataatccacaacattttcaacataatcattaaaaaaaaaaactcaactaaTTAGAACATCATattacatacaaaaaaaaaaaaaatccttaattgTATACCTCTCGATGGCTGAGCGGACATCGTCGATCCGAGCTGTGCTGGAGGGCTTTAAGCAAGCTTCAACTGaaagagaaatcaaatttcGAAAAAAACTCAAGCACGGAGCTTGGAATTAGAGCAAAAATGGAAGGTGAAGATGAGAGCCATGTAGGTACCTGAAACGGAGACTCTGTCATCGGCGAGTACAGGAGGAAGAGGCGGAggcggaggaggaggagagggagCTGAGGCTGAGGCTGATGCGACGGCGTTTTGGTCGGAGATATCGGGATCTGGAGGGTTTTGAAGTGTTATCTCCATTGGAGTACTCATTTttgaagaacaacaacaaagcgtttgtttttcaatttctcgaagaagaagaagagaaatttgGGGCCAAAGTCCAAAACCTAAGGGTTTtctaaaatttggaaaatgagCGGGAAAATACGAAAGAAAGTGACGGTGTGCGGTATATAAGGCTTTTATGCCAGGCCCATTGGGCTTCACTTTTGCCCTTCCAACTTCCAACTTCCCACCAATCCTTATAAAAAGATGAAtttaaggtctgtttggatattgtttattactgaaaattaaaaatattgtaacaaaataatttttaaatatgtaaatagtaccgtgagacccagttttaaaattgattttgctGAATTCTGTACTTACGGGTCTCGTGAACAGTACATGAGatccataaaaattaaacacaaacgCGCAATGTCCATTGAAAAACACTATCCAAACTAAATCTTCATCTTTGTGGGTAATTACTAATTATTGATAGTACGTgtcaatataaatatttataaataaacagAAGTTTTTACGTTCATGATGGTTTGTTATCTCTTGAGTTTGTAATTGTAAGTACAGAGTGATTTCTTGTAATTCGACCTGTACTTTATTAAGTAAGAGTAATTGTTAAACCAGTAAATCAATGAGAAAGATGAAAGTGTTGAGAGATTGCATAACATGTTCAATGGAATGAAATGATATATATGAAGAAGGTTTGACTTGATTTAGTGGGAGGGCTTGTTAGTTGATTGTTTTGTCAGGTCAACTAAGGAGATGCGTGTCAGAGAAGCAACCCTCAAATTACATGTGAATGAAATAGGTCTAGTAGGATTAGAAGTGAATGACTGTTGGTTTGCTACAATAAATATTGATGTGAGGGAGTTTAGTGATTTTCTACGGCCATTTCTTTTGAGGAGAATCTTACTATCCAACCGAATAGAAGAAGGGGATCTATAGGCCAATAGTGATGTTAGCCAAAGGTGGGTGATTGTTGCATACCACAGTGCTCATCCTTGGTACTTGTCCTTACCACTCGGCTTTGGAGGATTGGGTGCCTTCCCATAAGCTTCAACCTAGTGTATACTTTGGGTGAGGGCCCCAAATTTCTGTGGTACTTATGGGCTGTGGTACTTATGGCCCCAAATGCCTATCTACGTTAAATTTCCAGTTAACATGAAAATACCAAAGAAAACAAGTTTCCTAAACTTTGTCAAGAGCAACGTACCATCCAATCTCTTCCATGAAAAGAATTTAGGTTCAAATCCTCACCCCAATTTCTTGTATTTAACTTCAAAGGCAAGGTTATTTTCACTAAAATGCTTTACACACGGCTGTATAAAGTGGTTGAAAAGCCTAATCTTTTGGCTAAATAAGATACGATTGTACAAAATCATTATTCAAAGATGGATCTAAGTTATTCTCATGTGAGAATTGGATAAATACCTTTGAGCTATAagactcttcattttttttagatagataCAATGAGAGAAAAGTGAGGTTTGAACCATATACATGAGATACCATAAAGGTATAAAGAATATCATTGCCACCAGATTATTATTTGAACCCaaattacaagactcttggcaaTACGTACATATGTGGTGTAAGAACATCTTCAACAGATtaggcaaatttttgtactgtttggagaatgaacagtgacttttaccttttaactaCCCACTTTTCCAAATACATTTTCCAACAAATTCtccatctcatttaaatattatttcttcattcattatttattatttttttaacaaatacacatcttccaatattttttttatacaataccTTATTATCATAATAGAAAAcaatatttgaagaatgaatagTAGTCCATCAGACTTATGGGCTAAAGTTCAtgagctaaaaaaaattcaaaatatagaGAGTCCattgaagaatgaacagtagTCTATTTTGTGGGTTTACTCTCTAAAGTTGAGAGCATTTTGTGTTTAGCTACCTTCTCTAAGTCAAATAAATTAACCACTTTTGCATAAACAGTAATGGTCTCACGAGAAGGATTTGTCTGGACAAATGTTTTTCATCATTACATGTCAGCGTTTTGTGAGTACAACAATAATATAGAATTTGTCAAATTTAATGGCCCAAAGAATTCCTAATGTCTCAACCAACTGTCattattgagaaaatttttgCATCCACTTGTGGAAAATCAAAGTGGAGACAAAAAACAAGCTAATGTCTATCCTATACTCAGACCTAGCCAAATTTCCATTAATTCCGTAGTTTTCATCTCACAGGCCACAGCCTGAgagagaagataaaaaaaaaaggaaacctTTTGTAACAGAAAAGGTATAGATGCCTTTAGCTTATCTCTACCTACAGCATTAACGTAAGGCTCAAATTCGCCCAAGATAACATGGACCCAACAAGACTTTCTTAGAGAAAAAGAGTTCCATGAAGAAAAAACCAGAGGTTGAAGATGAGCAAGACCTGGAAATCCTCAAGGCAGTGGCACAAGCATGGCACAACCGCTCTGGCAGCTCTAGGCCTATGAATGAATTTGATGCCCCCCTGAGAAATTTCAAAGGAAATCCTTCTCGATTCAAGCTAGAAGCAATGAGCAAATCATCATCAGCTAATGACAGCAGCCATGGTGCCACTTGGGATTTTGGGCAGTCTCTATGTGATTCCTATGAGATTGTGACCTTGTCCAGAAGGTTAGAGACTGGTTTATTGTCAGATAATCCATTTGTTGAGTTGGATAGTCCAAGTCGTGTCCGTAGGAGGCGCAAGGAGAGTCGGCATAGCCTTAGAAGTTTGTTCAATCAGATTTCTTCGAGGAGATTAACAGGGGCTGATATTCCAAGAGAATAGGATAAACTCTTTCCATCTATTTTGGTATGTGAATTCCAATTTTTCAGGTTACAACATAATTTACTTTCCCTATAGTTTTAAGCAGGGAACAAAACTTCCTACTTCActttgtttattcatttttattttttttattatttatcattttgtGGTGTGAGTTCCACTTTCATGTTACACATTTCTTTTCCCTGTCAATAGCAGAAACCTTATATTAAAGAGGATGAGGTTGTGCCGCATTTATtggtattttctttatttaggcTTCCCATTTAACAAcgtttgcatttatattaaagTATTGATATATTGAATTAGCCAATAgagtaaatgcatatattaatcatgcattaattatttacattaaatgaatttttataattattttcataaactctatataagaaataaatttttagttgaaataataataatttagaatatgacattcttTCTCATGTTTAATTTCTTTAACAAAAATTGACACAAAAGCCATAAAAACTAAGAGATTAAATCTTGtaaggatgtggtgtaaaattcaagttttaccCTTCCAATCCCAACATCAtaatcttatcacatatttaaaattagGCACAatcacactcaatcaattctaatactcatatataaatccaaccaaattgatAGTTTATTGACAAGTTATTAGGCATGGtaagatgtattgaattttaagtaaaatactgACGTGACAATCACTTATTGAATTATGTAAAACATAAGTTTTACACCCCATCATTACCAAATTcggactcaaaaattaaatatttgaaaatttactaaaatttatcttaaccttttttttaattttttttttaatttttttttttttttatacaagatagaatttctactctagcctaatctaagtgtatatgtgtgtgaaactccttccTGGAGACTTGAGCCTCGGCCCTTACccctcacaccccacaagcatttatatttgtaaaGTAACCACCACACCAAGGGTGCGCGGTGGTAAATGTCCTAACCcctttgatatttatttatactatatataagatgatttctttttttcaactGGACTTTTATATGGTTCAAAAATATCCTTATTAATGAAAGGTAACTTTATTTAGAAATAGGGTCATAattcataaatgtcaaataataaatttcattttgaaatcaaaaagagaattcttaaaatttaagattttttttccttcacgttcaaaaaagaaattgtagtTACTACATATCTCtaatgtttattatttttatttgtttgaaaaataaaaaataaaatatttctaaattataatagatgcaaattattaatttttacccaaataaatagaagagcctcacacgcatgctcagaggctagtgtaatatgtgtgtgtgtgtggaactaatattgtatttattctatgtaattagaataaatatgttcattttgttatattaattattttaagcatgatgaaattttaatatcatttttctaagatttatatgagaaacaattctttttttctttttcttttttatgcaagaaacaatttatttgaaatatggtattcttactcaaatttagttttttttttttaattttttttttaacaataattgaaacaatgtccaacaaaaatgaaaaataaaaataaagttagtaacacacaatcaagaatgtaaaataataataataataattgaaggatattttcattttttttttttagtagccATGAAACATACCAATCAATATTAGCCACCATAtcatgaaattttcaatttgtaaaaacacacacacactacacTACTCTTagtgtttttctattttgtctataaaataaccaaatatttcaattttttacaaggaaaattagtgaattttttttatacatcaaTAGTTGGAGGCAGGGTTTCAAACCTTGAATGTTTCTGTTGGAAATATTATGAAGTGACAACCAATTAAGTTACATGATTTTTGgcaaaacttattaaaatattagaaaaagcTAATAATAAATTGCATCACATATCGTGTGGGATCTTAGCTAGTTCTTTAAAATAGGAGACAAAGCTTCCTACTGTCACTTTATTTTTTACACCAATAATGTTGAATAATTATTATTGTCTTGTTTTTTTACCCTTACAAGTAAGTAAGTGGGGGAGGGGGAATTTGAATCTAGTTCCGCACGAGAAGAATCGGTTAATGTTACTAAACTACAAAAGCTCTTAACAAATACTTACTATCTCATTTCTTCTTGAATTAAGGTATGGATGACATTTTGCATGTTGTTTTAGGATACCCGGACATATAGCATAAGCTTGCCAGGACAAGC
The Quercus lobata isolate SW786 chromosome 10, ValleyOak3.0 Primary Assembly, whole genome shotgun sequence DNA segment above includes these coding regions:
- the LOC115965358 gene encoding uncharacterized protein LOC115965358, with amino-acid sequence MKKKPEVEDEQDLEILKAVAQAWHNRSGSSRPMNEFDAPLRNFKGNPSRFKLEAMSKSSSANDSSHGATWDFGQSLCDSYEIVTLSRRLETGLLSDNPFVELDSPSRVRRRRKESRHSLRSLFNQISSRRLTGADIPRE